Proteins encoded by one window of Streptomyces sp. NBC_01477:
- the pip gene encoding prolyl aminopeptidase yields MVDLYPPTQPYDHGFLDAGDGNRVYYEQLGNPAGKPALHVHGGPGSGAPRRPARAWDPERYRVIRFDQRNCGRSTPHASDPAADMGLNTTRHLIDDMERLREHLGIDKWLLNGASWGSTLILAYAQQHPERVSEIVIQAVTTTRRAETDWLYRGAGWFQPEAWDRFRDGVPEDERDGDLLAAYSRLMENPGRAVREKAAADWLAWEDAVVSNEPNGVPGMYSDREIDAQIAFVRICAHFFSNGAWLEDDQLLRNAHKLAGIPAVLVHGRHDMGSPVRTAWELAKAWPGARLHIIEDSGHAGSDAANRTSRAAIEEFKNR; encoded by the coding sequence ATGGTTGACCTGTATCCCCCGACCCAGCCCTACGACCATGGTTTTCTCGACGCCGGAGACGGCAACCGCGTCTACTACGAGCAGCTCGGCAATCCTGCGGGCAAGCCCGCGCTGCACGTCCACGGCGGTCCGGGGTCCGGCGCGCCGCGGCGGCCGGCGCGGGCCTGGGATCCCGAGCGCTATCGCGTCATCCGCTTCGACCAGCGCAACTGCGGTCGCAGCACACCGCACGCCAGTGACCCGGCGGCGGACATGGGGCTCAACACCACGCGGCACCTGATCGACGACATGGAGCGGCTGCGCGAGCACCTCGGTATCGACAAGTGGCTGCTCAACGGCGCCTCCTGGGGCTCCACGCTCATCCTGGCCTACGCGCAGCAGCACCCCGAGAGGGTCAGTGAGATCGTCATCCAGGCGGTCACGACGACCCGGCGCGCCGAGACCGACTGGCTCTACCGGGGCGCCGGGTGGTTCCAGCCCGAGGCGTGGGACCGCTTCCGCGACGGCGTGCCCGAGGACGAGCGCGACGGCGACCTGCTGGCGGCGTACTCGCGGCTGATGGAGAACCCCGGCCGGGCGGTCCGGGAGAAGGCCGCCGCCGACTGGCTCGCCTGGGAGGACGCCGTCGTCTCGAACGAGCCCAACGGCGTACCCGGCATGTACAGCGACCGGGAGATCGACGCGCAGATCGCGTTCGTACGGATCTGCGCCCACTTCTTCAGCAACGGCGCGTGGCTTGAGGACGATCAACTGCTTCGCAACGCGCACAAGTTGGCCGGGATCCCGGCGGTGCTCGTGCACGGGCGGCACGACATGGGCAGCCCGGTGCGGACGGCGTGGGAATTGGCGAAGGCGTGGCCGGGCGCCCGCCTCCACATCATCGAGGACTCGGGGCACGCCGGAAGCGACGCCGCGAACCGCACAAGCCGGGCGGCGATCGAGGAGTTCAAGAACCGGTGA
- a CDS encoding GH92 family glycosyl hydrolase gives MYRHREKHHDTTSRRRTFGRPAVVAAALAAVSVLAVPSALAAGPAGAAGRGGTALVADPTSYVNTMIGTQKGVDWENTFPGVTAPFGMMQFSPDTGSGPTGYAYTDTTIKGFSLDHFSGGCSSFGDIPILPVTGEVGADPAARTEHFSHDEEHAAPGSYGVRLRDSDVQVDIGATARTGLASFGYPAGSQAQLLVKSGTSLGGDLAAEVHVVGDREISGTTTPHGLCNNSKYTMYFDITFDRPFTAHGTWQPGSAGSGGGTAVTPGSSSATGAGSGAYLTFDTSADRSVTAKIGMSYVSTSGAAANAKAEIPGWSVGHVQAQTRTAWRDALRKVSVGGASDDELTTFYTSLYRSLQSPGVFNDVDGRYIGFDDVIHQVPRGHTQYATFSDWDIYRSLAPLQTMLYPDKAGDMANSLLRDAQQQGGWWPKWPSQNMTGNVMNGDNGVPLFAQYVAFGATGVNIADALPIMKKGATRSQKVGWGWVERPGVEDYVRLGYAPNNSTSQGDHGLQGASETLEWSTDDFAISQLAARIGDRRTAAEYAVRGNNWQNIFDPATGYLRPRDDSGAFPAGPGFQTPPAGAFGQDGYDEGNAAQYNWSVQQDIAGLVAAMGGSGKVIPRLDAFFSQLNAGGNAPYDWAGNEIDTTAPWMYDYVGQPWKTQEVARRFETELFTTAPDGLPGNDDNGALSSEYVWAALGMMPATPGTPALALNSPLVKRAVISLGNGHRITIDAPKAADNAPYVTGMRLDGRHFESTALPASFATRGGDLDVDLSTRADTHWATGATAAPPSYRTGEVPAVGYLTPTGTQVTPGGTSLPATVGVSELAGHAGTVRWSAASDVPGVTVTPSSGTLDLRRAARATVPVTISVAADTPSGYHPVTVDFRTAGGTALPGGAVVVTVPAADGAATACDTLGATDTECGLRFRDNGDGHTDPVTVGGRSGRSTTDGSPFEYFDVDNTIVPGGAYHATVTIDYYDHGTGSWSLQYDSTAGAYKQSPPVAKTGTDTWKTATFTLDDAAFHNGENAGSDFRVANSGDTGTLGRVHVSVTGDNVLALHLCPDDAG, from the coding sequence GTGTACCGACACCGAGAGAAACACCACGACACCACCAGCCGCAGGCGCACCTTCGGCCGCCCGGCCGTCGTCGCGGCGGCGCTGGCCGCGGTCAGCGTGCTGGCCGTGCCGTCCGCGCTCGCGGCGGGGCCGGCCGGGGCGGCGGGGCGCGGCGGGACCGCGCTCGTCGCCGACCCCACCTCCTACGTCAACACGATGATCGGCACCCAGAAGGGCGTGGACTGGGAGAACACCTTCCCCGGCGTCACCGCGCCCTTCGGGATGATGCAGTTCAGCCCGGACACCGGTTCGGGGCCGACCGGTTACGCGTACACCGACACCACCATCAAGGGCTTCAGCCTCGACCACTTCTCCGGCGGCTGCTCCTCCTTCGGGGACATCCCGATCCTGCCGGTGACCGGCGAGGTCGGCGCCGACCCGGCCGCCCGCACCGAGCACTTCTCGCACGACGAGGAGCACGCGGCCCCCGGCTCGTACGGTGTGCGCCTGCGTGACTCCGATGTGCAGGTCGACATCGGCGCCACGGCCAGGACCGGGCTCGCCTCCTTCGGCTATCCGGCGGGCAGCCAGGCGCAGTTGCTGGTGAAGTCGGGCACCAGCCTGGGCGGCGACCTGGCCGCCGAGGTGCATGTGGTCGGGGACCGGGAGATCTCGGGCACGACCACACCGCACGGGCTGTGCAACAACAGCAAGTACACGATGTACTTCGACATCACCTTCGACCGCCCGTTCACCGCCCACGGCACCTGGCAGCCCGGCAGCGCGGGCAGCGGCGGCGGTACGGCCGTCACCCCCGGCTCGTCGAGCGCGACCGGCGCCGGCTCCGGCGCGTACCTCACCTTCGACACCTCCGCCGACCGCAGCGTCACCGCCAAGATCGGCATGTCGTACGTGAGTACGTCCGGCGCGGCGGCCAACGCGAAGGCCGAGATACCCGGTTGGAGCGTCGGGCACGTCCAGGCGCAGACCAGGACCGCCTGGCGGGACGCGCTGCGCAAGGTGTCGGTCGGCGGTGCGTCCGACGACGAACTGACCACGTTCTACACGTCGTTGTACCGCTCGCTGCAATCACCCGGCGTCTTCAACGACGTGGACGGCCGCTACATCGGCTTCGACGACGTGATCCACCAGGTGCCGCGCGGGCACACGCAGTACGCGACGTTCTCCGACTGGGACATCTACCGGTCGCTGGCGCCGCTGCAGACGATGCTCTACCCGGACAAGGCCGGCGACATGGCCAACTCCCTGCTGCGGGACGCCCAGCAGCAGGGCGGCTGGTGGCCCAAGTGGCCGTCGCAGAACATGACGGGCAACGTCATGAACGGCGACAACGGAGTACCGCTGTTCGCGCAGTACGTCGCCTTCGGCGCGACCGGCGTGAACATCGCCGACGCGCTGCCGATCATGAAGAAGGGCGCGACGCGGTCGCAGAAGGTCGGCTGGGGCTGGGTGGAACGCCCCGGCGTCGAGGACTACGTACGGCTCGGCTACGCGCCCAACAACAGCACCTCGCAAGGCGACCACGGTCTGCAGGGCGCCTCGGAGACCCTGGAGTGGTCCACCGACGACTTCGCGATCTCACAGCTGGCGGCCCGGATCGGCGACCGCAGGACCGCGGCCGAGTACGCGGTGCGCGGCAACAACTGGCAGAACATCTTCGACCCCGCCACCGGCTACCTGCGGCCGCGCGACGACAGCGGCGCCTTCCCCGCGGGACCCGGCTTCCAGACCCCGCCGGCCGGCGCGTTCGGGCAGGACGGCTACGACGAGGGCAACGCGGCACAGTACAACTGGTCGGTGCAGCAGGACATCGCGGGCCTGGTCGCCGCGATGGGCGGCAGCGGCAAGGTGATCCCGCGGCTCGACGCCTTCTTCTCGCAGCTCAACGCGGGCGGCAACGCGCCCTACGACTGGGCGGGCAACGAGATCGACACCACCGCGCCATGGATGTACGACTACGTCGGCCAGCCGTGGAAGACCCAGGAGGTCGCCCGGCGGTTCGAGACCGAGCTGTTCACCACCGCGCCGGACGGGCTGCCGGGCAACGACGACAACGGCGCGCTGTCGTCGGAGTACGTGTGGGCGGCGCTCGGCATGATGCCGGCCACCCCCGGCACACCGGCGCTCGCGCTCAACAGCCCGCTGGTCAAGCGGGCGGTGATCAGCCTCGGCAACGGCCACCGGATCACCATCGACGCGCCGAAGGCCGCCGACAACGCGCCCTACGTCACCGGAATGCGGCTGGACGGACGGCACTTCGAGTCCACCGCCCTGCCCGCCTCCTTCGCCACCCGCGGCGGCGACCTGGACGTCGACCTGTCCACCAGGGCCGACACCCACTGGGCCACCGGCGCCACGGCGGCCCCGCCGTCGTACCGCACCGGTGAGGTGCCCGCGGTCGGCTACCTCACGCCGACCGGTACCCAGGTCACCCCGGGCGGTACGAGCCTGCCGGCGACGGTGGGCGTGTCGGAGCTCGCCGGGCACGCGGGGACGGTGCGCTGGAGCGCCGCCTCCGACGTACCGGGGGTCACCGTGACGCCGTCGTCCGGCACCCTCGACCTGCGCCGCGCCGCCCGCGCCACCGTGCCCGTCACCATCTCGGTCGCGGCGGACACGCCCTCGGGCTACCACCCGGTGACGGTGGACTTCCGTACGGCGGGCGGCACCGCGCTGCCCGGCGGCGCGGTCGTGGTGACCGTACCGGCCGCGGACGGCGCCGCGACGGCCTGCGACACGCTGGGCGCCACCGATACCGAGTGCGGGCTGCGCTTCCGCGACAACGGCGACGGGCACACCGACCCGGTCACCGTCGGCGGCCGGAGCGGGCGGTCCACCACGGACGGCTCGCCCTTCGAATACTTCGACGTCGACAACACCATCGTCCCCGGCGGCGCCTACCACGCGACCGTCACCATCGACTACTACGACCACGGGACCGGGAGCTGGAGCCTGCAGTACGACTCCACCGCGGGCGCCTACAAGCAGTCGCCGCCGGTCGCCAAGACCGGCACCGACACCTGGAAGACGGCCACCTTCACGCTGGACGACGCCGCCTTCCACAACGGTGAGAACGCGGGCAGCGACTTCCGGGTCGCCAACAGCGGGGACACCGGCACGCTCGGCCGGGTCCATGTGTCCGTCACCGGCGACAACGTCCTGGCCCTGCACCTGTGCCCGGACGACGCCGGCTGA
- a CDS encoding ATP-binding protein — translation MRILTPDPVLTAFSSAPSPKWAGRGRSRLPWPAGSRGGGDPHPHGCGADGEAGTDTGIGCLPLPHQPAASSDARRAAQTVLDGWRVPAETASDVVLVISELVTNALNHALPAVCLHLSRLSCGTVRVEVTDGGPCGSPLQRDPGDGGRGLALVQALAQAHGRHVGPAGTLAWAEFTAPAAPGAARA, via the coding sequence ATGCGCATCCTTACTCCTGATCCAGTCCTCACCGCCTTCTCCTCGGCACCGTCGCCGAAGTGGGCGGGCCGGGGCAGGTCCCGCCTGCCGTGGCCCGCCGGCTCCCGGGGCGGCGGCGACCCGCACCCGCACGGCTGCGGGGCCGACGGCGAGGCGGGTACGGACACCGGGATCGGCTGCCTGCCGCTGCCGCACCAGCCGGCGGCCAGCAGTGACGCCCGCAGGGCCGCACAGACCGTCCTCGACGGCTGGCGGGTGCCGGCGGAGACCGCCTCCGACGTCGTCCTGGTCATCTCGGAGCTGGTCACCAACGCGCTCAACCACGCCCTGCCCGCGGTGTGCCTGCACCTGTCCCGGCTGTCCTGCGGCACCGTACGCGTCGAGGTCACCGACGGCGGCCCGTGCGGCTCGCCGCTCCAGCGCGACCCCGGCGACGGCGGGCGCGGCCTCGCGCTGGTCCAGGCGCTCGCGCAGGCCCACGGCCGCCACGTCGGCCCTGCGGGCACGCTCGCCTGGGCCGAATTCACCGCCCCCGCGGCGCCGGGCGCCGCCCGCGCCTGA
- a CDS encoding ROK family protein, with translation MPCPDARPGAERARPDREEAAMTVPPPHPHADVRHHNLSLVLRRVHSTGAVSRSQLTRATGVNRSTTAALVAVLARAGLVREEVPRTHRSAGRPSPVVLPVPERAQAVALEVGVERIRAERVGLGGEVLQDRTLPGDGGSPVTFEETVSRLAGLVESLEEPAAGGGHCAGIGIAVPGLVRRTDGMVRFAPNLQWADRPLAAALAARLAPAWSRLPITVGNDADLGALGEYSRGAARGYDDFVYLSANVGVGGGLFCGGRPLPGQRGYAGEIGHMVVNPGGRLCRCGARGCWETEIGTDVITEAAGLEVPPDHSLSCVVAAAAAGDDRAAAALDEAARWLAIGLGNLAVVLSPQLVIFGGGLQDIYDAACERIERYAAGTGLARARAPYVLRRSALAHRAPLVGAAELAFAPLLDDPLHATAGAGR, from the coding sequence ATGCCGTGCCCCGACGCCCGCCCCGGCGCCGAGCGGGCCCGTCCCGACCGCGAGGAGGCCGCCATGACCGTCCCCCCGCCCCACCCGCACGCCGATGTGCGGCACCACAACCTCAGCCTGGTGCTGCGCCGCGTCCACTCCACGGGCGCCGTCTCGCGCTCGCAGCTGACCCGGGCCACCGGGGTCAACCGCAGCACCACGGCGGCGCTGGTCGCCGTACTGGCCAGGGCGGGGCTGGTGCGCGAGGAGGTCCCGCGCACCCACCGCTCGGCGGGCCGCCCCTCGCCTGTGGTGCTGCCGGTCCCCGAGCGCGCCCAGGCCGTCGCCCTCGAAGTGGGGGTGGAGCGGATCAGGGCCGAGCGGGTGGGCCTGGGCGGCGAGGTGCTCCAGGACCGCACGCTGCCCGGGGACGGCGGCAGTCCTGTCACCTTCGAGGAGACCGTGTCCCGGCTGGCGGGCCTGGTCGAGTCGCTGGAGGAGCCGGCCGCCGGCGGCGGGCACTGCGCCGGTATCGGCATCGCGGTGCCCGGGCTCGTGCGGCGCACGGACGGCATGGTGCGGTTCGCGCCGAACCTCCAATGGGCCGACCGGCCGCTCGCCGCGGCCCTGGCCGCCCGCCTGGCGCCCGCGTGGTCCCGGCTGCCGATCACCGTCGGCAACGACGCGGACCTCGGCGCGCTCGGCGAGTACAGCCGCGGCGCGGCCCGCGGCTACGACGACTTCGTCTACCTCTCGGCGAACGTCGGTGTCGGCGGCGGCCTGTTCTGCGGCGGCCGCCCGCTGCCCGGACAGCGCGGCTACGCGGGCGAGATCGGCCACATGGTCGTCAACCCCGGTGGCCGCCTGTGCCGTTGCGGTGCCCGCGGCTGCTGGGAGACCGAGATCGGCACCGACGTCATCACCGAGGCGGCCGGGCTGGAGGTACCGCCCGACCACTCGCTGTCCTGCGTCGTGGCGGCGGCCGCGGCCGGCGACGACCGCGCCGCGGCAGCACTGGACGAGGCGGCCCGCTGGCTCGCGATCGGCCTGGGCAATCTCGCCGTCGTCCTGAGCCCGCAGCTGGTCATCTTCGGCGGCGGCCTCCAGGACATCTACGACGCCGCCTGCGAACGGATCGAGCGGTACGCCGCCGGCACCGGGCTGGCCCGCGCCCGCGCCCCCTACGTCCTGCGCAGATCCGCGCTCGCCCACCGTGCGCCGCTGGTCGGCGCCGCCGAACTCGCCTTCGCCCCGCTGCTGGACGACCCCCTGCACGCCACCGCCGGCGCCGGTCGGTGA
- a CDS encoding ATP-binding protein, with amino-acid sequence MLIAFIGVLVVAVVGGISSGLRHVRDAQLVRMARTTVQTAEVRAKNAEEQLGIAIEELRFLAADRIPAAVLALTHEHAPVPGLLHPQKANATLAKAMRDVLAATSTAAAGERDRVDAAARAAMRGATAKVQSLLYQTQSVLQDLQHELDDPRLLELDFRNELALRRIQATAVLCEAWPGLARSDSPLAEIVIGAQSRVAGYARIKMANHLREQRLAVVARAAEPLAIAVAELLANATSYSHPDTAVPVTIQQSGGRGALIVVDDGGIGMDEETLARARRLLAGPEALLLTELGNPPQAGFAVVGRLVRQYGFSCHVEASPYGGVRAMLRVPAELLTVLDEEHTLSVLVPAPADTAAPARPEEEPAADDGPVVEATPLPSRRRRSPRTAARPVAPVPPAADAPAARTPEQAGALWGALQDGTRSGRSAVGSGTTAAGGTAAGDKQGEHRS; translated from the coding sequence GTGCTCATTGCTTTCATCGGTGTTCTCGTGGTCGCCGTCGTCGGCGGCATCTCGTCGGGCCTCAGACATGTGCGGGACGCCCAGCTGGTGCGGATGGCGCGCACCACGGTCCAGACCGCGGAGGTGCGGGCCAAGAACGCCGAGGAGCAACTGGGGATCGCCATCGAGGAGTTGCGCTTCCTCGCCGCCGACCGCATCCCGGCCGCCGTCCTCGCGCTGACCCACGAACACGCCCCCGTGCCCGGCCTGTTGCACCCGCAGAAGGCCAACGCCACCCTCGCCAAGGCGATGCGCGACGTGCTGGCCGCCACCAGTACGGCCGCGGCCGGCGAGCGCGACCGGGTCGACGCGGCGGCCAGGGCCGCGATGCGCGGCGCCACCGCCAAGGTGCAGTCGCTGCTCTACCAGACGCAGAGCGTGCTCCAGGACCTCCAGCACGAGCTGGACGACCCGCGGCTGCTCGAACTGGACTTCCGCAACGAGCTGGCCCTGCGCCGCATCCAGGCGACCGCGGTGCTCTGCGAGGCCTGGCCGGGACTGGCCCGCAGCGACTCGCCGCTGGCCGAGATCGTGATCGGCGCGCAGTCCAGGGTCGCGGGCTACGCGCGTATCAAGATGGCCAACCACCTGCGCGAGCAGCGCCTCGCGGTGGTCGCCAGGGCCGCCGAGCCGCTGGCCATCGCGGTCGCGGAACTGCTGGCCAACGCGACGTCGTACTCGCACCCCGACACCGCCGTGCCGGTGACGATCCAGCAGAGCGGCGGGCGCGGCGCGCTCATCGTGGTGGACGACGGCGGCATCGGCATGGACGAGGAGACGCTGGCCCGCGCCCGGCGGCTGCTGGCGGGCCCGGAGGCGCTGCTGCTGACCGAGCTGGGCAACCCGCCGCAGGCCGGCTTCGCCGTGGTGGGCCGGCTGGTGCGGCAGTACGGCTTCTCCTGCCACGTGGAGGCCTCGCCCTACGGCGGGGTCCGGGCGATGCTGCGGGTGCCGGCCGAGCTGCTGACCGTACTCGACGAGGAGCACACGCTGTCCGTGCTGGTACCCGCCCCGGCCGACACCGCGGCGCCGGCCAGGCCCGAGGAGGAGCCGGCGGCCGACGACGGCCCGGTCGTCGAGGCCACCCCGCTGCCCTCGCGCCGCCGCCGCAGCCCGAGAACCGCCGCCCGCCCGGTCGCGCCGGTCCCGCCGGCCGCCGACGCGCCCGCGGCGCGCACACCAGAGCAGGCGGGCGCGCTGTGGGGCGCGCTCCAGGACGGCACCCGCAGCGGCAGGTCCGCGGTCGGGAGCGGTACGACAGCGGCCGGGGGAACCGCCGCAGGCGACAAGCAAGGAGAACACCGTTCATGA
- a CDS encoding roadblock/LC7 domain-containing protein, with product MTTRRPMAEDLAWVLEPLLELPGVQHALIATGDGLLEGSSPGLDRAAAERVAAMTATLHASARAFTTAFTNDETPRLAQTVVESEQGFAIVVPAGQNTSLAVFAAPDTQLGNIAYQMQVQVAALARAMSAPAREPDAATRP from the coding sequence ATGACCACCCGCCGACCCATGGCAGAGGACCTGGCCTGGGTGCTGGAGCCGCTGCTCGAACTGCCGGGCGTCCAGCACGCGTTGATCGCCACCGGCGACGGCCTGCTGGAGGGCTCCTCACCCGGCCTCGACCGGGCCGCCGCGGAACGGGTGGCCGCGATGACCGCCACTCTGCACGCCTCGGCCCGCGCCTTCACCACCGCCTTCACCAATGACGAGACACCGCGGCTGGCGCAGACCGTGGTGGAGTCCGAGCAGGGCTTCGCCATCGTCGTGCCCGCCGGGCAGAACACCTCGCTGGCGGTCTTCGCCGCGCCCGACACCCAACTGGGCAACATCGCCTACCAGATGCAGGTGCAGGTCGCCGCGCTCGCCCGGGCGATGAGCGCACCCGCCCGCGAACCGGACGCAGCCACCCGCCCATGA
- a CDS encoding DUF742 domain-containing protein: protein MTSGRPGSSGAAATPEPGAGGSRGRRLVPAYLATGGRERPKGMADFDRLTVLVSTDQPPPELEFGPEHRRLWALLRPGALTVVECAAHLGLPVSATVFLAADLVGGGHLLARSPVPKAEEIDRTLIERLLVGLRALP, encoded by the coding sequence ATGACATCCGGCAGGCCCGGCAGTTCAGGAGCGGCCGCGACGCCGGAACCCGGGGCGGGCGGCAGCCGGGGGCGCCGCCTGGTCCCGGCGTATCTGGCCACCGGCGGCCGGGAACGCCCCAAGGGCATGGCCGACTTCGACCGGCTCACGGTACTGGTCTCCACCGACCAGCCGCCGCCGGAGCTGGAGTTCGGCCCCGAGCACCGCAGGCTGTGGGCGCTGCTGCGCCCGGGCGCACTGACCGTGGTGGAGTGCGCGGCCCATCTGGGCCTGCCGGTCAGTGCCACCGTCTTCCTGGCCGCCGATCTGGTCGGCGGCGGCCACCTGCTCGCCCGGTCCCCGGTCCCCAAGGCCGAGGAGATCGACCGAACGCTCATCGAGAGGCTGCTCGTTGGACTCCGTGCCCTCCCCTGA
- a CDS encoding GTP-binding protein: MDSVPSPEPATAPVAEPRSEPRPGPVRYLPATGQTLMKLVVTGPFGVGKTTLIRTLSEIPTLHTEEVMTRSSAGLDDLRGLPEKSTTTVAVDFGRLTVPGDLVLYLFGTPGQERFFPLWQDIARGALGALVMADTRRLADSFPVMDMVEEQGLPYAVAVNRFPGAPAHSDDVLRKHLDLAPETPLVQCDARNRRDSIGTLIALAEYVLTRLPQDAP, encoded by the coding sequence TTGGACTCCGTGCCCTCCCCTGAACCGGCGACCGCGCCGGTCGCCGAACCGCGGTCAGAGCCGCGTCCCGGCCCGGTCCGCTATCTGCCCGCGACCGGGCAGACCCTGATGAAGCTGGTCGTCACCGGCCCCTTCGGCGTGGGCAAGACCACCCTCATCCGCACCCTCTCCGAGATCCCCACCCTGCACACCGAGGAGGTGATGACCCGCTCCAGCGCGGGGCTCGACGATCTGCGCGGCCTGCCGGAGAAGTCCACGACCACCGTCGCGGTCGACTTCGGGCGGCTCACCGTCCCCGGCGACCTGGTGCTCTACCTTTTCGGCACCCCTGGCCAGGAGCGCTTCTTCCCGCTGTGGCAGGACATCGCCCGCGGCGCGCTCGGCGCCCTGGTGATGGCCGACACCCGGCGGCTGGCCGACTCCTTCCCGGTGATGGACATGGTCGAGGAGCAGGGCCTGCCCTACGCCGTCGCCGTCAACCGCTTCCCCGGCGCTCCCGCGCACAGCGACGACGTGCTGCGCAAGCACCTCGACCTGGCGCCCGAGACCCCGCTGGTGCAGTGCGACGCCCGCAACCGCCGCGACAGCATCGGCACCCTCATCGCGCTCGCCGAGTACGTACTGACCCGACTGCCCCAGGACGCGCCATGA
- a CDS encoding cytochrome P450, which translates to MTAGTLPALYGEDFAADPGRHYERLRRQGPLARVEIAPGADAVLVTDYQAALDVLRDTHTFSKDPRPWPDTIPEDSPVRSVLAYRPAVTFADGDTHSRHRKVIGDSLGLLGPHLLQTQVSDAAAQLIGRFAAAGSADLVADYARRLPLRVFNTWFGVPDAEGELLAGRLSSMFDSGADAQDASAELVKVIGGLVADRRARPQRDLTSYFIQHPVGLDDAEAIMQIAVTFSGGYEFTANLIANTLLHMLADPRYDGSVYAGAMTAHEAINEVLWRNPPQSTSSGYYVRYDTTFHGVGLRAGQLVLVSYAAANSQSAPGGETDAWGASESAHLAWSAGPHSCPARQPALLIAISAVEQLTSRLCDMRLTRPAADLRWRPGPFQRSLTALPVRFTPWAPKAPAPAEDEV; encoded by the coding sequence ATGACCGCAGGTACGCTGCCCGCGCTGTACGGCGAGGACTTCGCCGCCGACCCCGGGCGCCACTACGAGCGGCTGCGCCGCCAGGGGCCGCTGGCCCGGGTGGAGATCGCCCCGGGCGCGGACGCGGTGCTGGTCACCGACTACCAGGCCGCCCTGGACGTGCTGCGCGACACCCACACCTTCTCCAAGGACCCGCGGCCCTGGCCCGACACCATCCCCGAGGACTCCCCGGTACGTTCGGTGCTCGCCTACCGGCCCGCGGTCACCTTCGCCGACGGCGACACCCACTCCCGGCACCGCAAGGTCATCGGCGACAGCCTCGGACTGCTCGGCCCGCACCTGCTCCAGACCCAGGTCTCCGACGCCGCGGCTCAGCTCATCGGCCGCTTCGCCGCCGCGGGCAGCGCCGACCTGGTCGCCGACTACGCCAGGCGGCTGCCGCTGCGGGTCTTCAACACCTGGTTCGGCGTGCCCGACGCCGAGGGCGAGCTGCTGGCGGGCCGGCTCAGCTCGATGTTCGACTCGGGGGCCGACGCGCAGGACGCGTCCGCCGAACTGGTCAAGGTCATCGGCGGCCTCGTCGCCGACCGCCGCGCCCGCCCGCAGCGCGACCTGACGTCGTACTTCATCCAGCACCCGGTCGGCCTCGACGACGCCGAGGCGATCATGCAGATCGCCGTCACCTTCAGCGGCGGCTACGAATTCACCGCCAACCTCATCGCGAACACCCTGCTCCACATGCTCGCCGACCCGCGCTACGACGGCTCCGTCTACGCCGGCGCGATGACCGCCCACGAGGCCATCAACGAGGTGCTGTGGCGCAACCCGCCGCAGTCCACGTCGTCCGGCTACTACGTGCGGTACGACACGACCTTCCACGGGGTGGGCCTGCGCGCGGGCCAGTTGGTGCTGGTCTCCTACGCCGCGGCCAACAGCCAGTCCGCGCCGGGCGGCGAGACCGACGCGTGGGGGGCGAGCGAGAGCGCCCACCTCGCGTGGAGCGCGGGCCCGCACAGCTGTCCTGCCCGGCAGCCCGCCCTGCTGATCGCCATCTCGGCGGTGGAGCAGCTGACCAGCCGGCTGTGCGACATGCGGCTCACCCGCCCGGCCGCCGATCTGCGCTGGCGCCCCGGCCCCTTCCAGCGCTCGCTGACCGCCCTCCCGGTCCGCTTCACGCCCTGGGCACCGAAGGCGCCCGCGCCGGCGGAGGACGAGGTCTGA